The proteins below come from a single Mangifera indica cultivar Alphonso chromosome 16, CATAS_Mindica_2.1, whole genome shotgun sequence genomic window:
- the LOC123198564 gene encoding nicotinate phosphoribosyltransferase 1-like isoform X2, whose amino-acid sequence MEGKNNGPTGERTGRVIDGPTNPMVTPLLTDLYQFTMAYAYWKAGKHEERAVFDLYFRKNPFGGEYTIFAGLEECIRLIANFKFTEDEISFVRDSLPGSCEDGFFNYLRGIDCSDVEVYAISEGSVVFPKVPLLRVEGPVAVVQLLETAFVNLINYASLVATNAARHRFVAGKSKILLEFGLRRAQGPDGGIGASKYCYMGGFDATSNVAAGRLFGIPLRGTHSHAFVSSFMSPDEIIEKSLKSSDGLHTCEDFVGLVQTWLNKIQWSSSLRGIFGETNQSELAAFTSYALAFPNSFLALVDTYDVMRSGVPNFCAVALALNDLGYKAAGIRLDSGDLAYLSSEARKFFRTVEKEFRLPGFGKMSITASNDLNEETLDALKKQGHEVDAFGIGTYLVTCYAQPALGCVFKLVEINNQPRIKLSEDVSKVSIPCKKRSYRLYGREGYPLVDIMTGENEPPPKVGERILCRHPFSESKRAYVVPQQVEELMKCYWPGNSGKRREDLPPLKDIRERCIKQLELMRPDHMRRLNPTPYKVM is encoded by the exons atggagggGAAAAATAATGGTCCTACTGGAGAGCGCACGGGTCGGGTCATCGACGGCCCGACTAACCCCATGGTCACCCCTCTTCTGACCGATCTTTATCAGTTCACCATGGCTTATGCTTACTGGAAAGCCGGCAAGCACGAGGAACGTGCTGT GTTTGATTTGTATTTTCGAAAGAATCCATTTGGTGGTGAATATACAATCTTTGCTGGTTTAGAAGAATGCATAAGGCTAATTGCCAACTTTAAGTTTACAGAGGACGAGATCTCATTTGTCCGTGATAGTTTGCCTGGATCGTGTGAG GATGGCTTCTTCAATTATCTTAGAGGAATCGACTGTTCTGATGTTGAAGTGTATGCTATTTCAGAGGGGTCGGTTGTTTTCCCAAAGGTACCCTTGCTAAGAGTTGAAGGCCCAGTTGCT GTGGTCCAATTGTTGGAAACTGCATTTGTGAATCTTATTAATTATGCATCATTAGTAGCTACAAATGCTGCAAGACATCGATTTGTTGCTGGAAAATCCAAAATATTACTCGAGTTTGGGCTTCGACGGGCCCAG GGACCTGATGGAGGGATAGGAGCATCAAAGTACTGTTACATGGGAGGATTTGATGCAACAAG CAATGTTGCAGCTGGGAGGTTATTTGGGATACCGCTTCGTGGAACACATTCACATGCTTTTGTTAGCTCTTTTATG AGCCCTGATGAGATCATAGAGAAATCACTTAAAAGCTCGGATGGCTTGCATACTTGTGAGGATTTTGTTGGTCTAGTTCAGACATGGTTAAACAAAATTCAG TGGTCAAGCTCATTACGTGGCATATTTGGTGAGACAAATCAAAGTGAGCTAGCTGCTTTTACCTCATATGCCTTAGCATTTCCTAATAGCTTTCTAGCTCTTGTAGACACATATGAT GTCATGAGGAGTGGAGTTCCCAACTTTTGTGCAGTTGCTTTGGCACTCAATGATTTGGG GTATAAAGCTGCGGGCATTAGATTGGACTCTGGTGATTTAGCATATTTGTCTTCTGAGGCCCGAAAGTTCTTTCGCACTGTTGAGAAAGAATTTCGATTGCCTGGTTTTGGAAAGATGAGCATTACTGCAAGTAATGATCTCAATGAAGAAACTTTGGACGCATTAAAGAAACAG ggTCATGAGGTCGATGCATTTGGAATAGGAACCTATCTGGTAACTTGCTATGCTCAGCCTGCTCTAGGTTGTGTTTTCAAGCTCGTTGAGATAAATAATCAGCCTCGCATCAAACTTTCTGAAGATGTTTCAAAG GTTTCTATACCCTGTAAAAAACGGAGTTATAGATTATATGGCAGAGAAGGTTACCCTCTGGTCGACATAATGACAGGAGAAAATGAACCTCCCCCTAAG GTGGGAGAACGAATTCTGTGTCGTCACCCTTTTAGTGAATCTAAGAGAGCATATGTGGTGCCACAGCAAGTTGAAGAACTTATGAAGTGCTACTGGCCTGGGAACTCAG